Proteins co-encoded in one Kocuria flava genomic window:
- a CDS encoding helix-turn-helix domain-containing protein, which yields MSPSDPGRPPLAEQLSAARRRRGLSVRALAAASGLPASTIQGWLSGAHLPGPGLRREFTALLEALGLTEERPAEQWWADVARARTPAQPATTPYVGLRAYRPEDEAHFFGRTAEVAELGERVLALAGAPGPRLLAVVGASGAGKSSLLGAGLLGRLRAPGGPLHGWTATATTPGRDPEGRLDRALDQDPRLLVVDQLEELWTDSQDPQRPGRVLDRLAGAARDRVVVVGLRADFYGRASRHAGLRAALERPLLLGALDREQLRRIVVGPAEAVGARVSPDLVEVILRDVAPRGTGPDVGLLPMLSQALLSTWEHARSRELTVADYHAAGGITEAVDRRAEEVLAGLGPDGLEAARAVFLGLVRIVGEGSARSTVVRTPVPRDQLPVGGEAVVEHFARARLLTLDRDEIQLAHEALLEHWARLRRWIEDSRRDLYVRQQLQRATRMWLANDRDPLALIPLGQLASFRDWTGDPRQQALLSPAEREYLEESERHYDDALERERRSARQIERSGRIGLVLLALAMCAAVVAGALFLRAENFQHLAETARDEALSRQTALEASRIRAESPNLAAQLGLLASRLAPTREGASALLDSTAVAVPERLLGPEGASRLAALDDGSVLARAAEDGTLSVWRGAGRLAEDREELAVVEGRPGLRDVDLARQGERVLAAVGGEGHLSLWDVTQAPARRLAALEVGAGTPVEAVVLSPDGEQLLAGGAGQVLRFAVEDPRAPVRLPPLELAGDGAVPALAAGADGTVYAAGPGEAVERFATGGDEVRRLEPLPTGRPVLSLDVDADRLAAGLAAREVRLFTLEEDGRAEPAGSLDGFDSWVSDVDLVPGGERIVSASYDQSAYVHRLPDRTRVEVYPTPARVTSAVGRGDTVVTASQDGATRAWDRHGPVVHRRDEPVYQLSADEDDTLLSVVGIGEDVITLLDLTGHRPRELPAPRAPEGERLWFAGALAPDASFLVGGTEDGDALVWPLREGRPGEPVRVPAVDAGVTGARTTQDGTTIVVWSEVGTRIALLEREPSGAVRRTAQLPVAGTEAAGFSASGRVLATADGTGDVVLWDLTGPEPRRAATLELDSIVTALAFAPSGERVAVGTESGGVELWDLADPDAPRRVSSSADALSSVKGLRFSPDGEVLAGAAADRYVWLWRPGQDGGLEVVGALSASGDRMNDVEFLGDRLLATGDDGAVRGWIFGVQRAAEHICATRGDPITDEEWRRHVPGADPRALC from the coding sequence AGCTCGGGGAGCGCGTGCTGGCCCTGGCCGGCGCCCCGGGGCCGCGGCTGCTCGCCGTGGTGGGCGCCTCCGGGGCGGGGAAGTCCTCGCTGCTGGGCGCCGGGCTGCTCGGCCGGCTGCGCGCCCCGGGCGGGCCCCTGCACGGGTGGACCGCGACGGCGACCACCCCGGGCCGGGACCCGGAGGGGCGCCTGGACCGGGCGCTCGACCAGGACCCGCGGCTGCTGGTCGTGGACCAGCTCGAGGAGCTGTGGACGGACTCCCAGGACCCGCAACGGCCCGGGCGGGTCCTGGACCGGCTGGCCGGGGCGGCCCGCGACCGGGTGGTCGTGGTGGGCCTGCGCGCCGACTTCTACGGCCGGGCGAGCCGCCACGCCGGGCTGCGCGCGGCCCTGGAGCGGCCTCTGCTGCTCGGGGCGCTGGACCGGGAACAGCTGCGCCGGATCGTCGTCGGCCCCGCCGAGGCCGTGGGCGCGCGCGTGTCCCCGGACCTCGTCGAGGTCATCCTGCGCGACGTCGCCCCGCGCGGGACCGGCCCCGACGTCGGGCTGCTGCCGATGCTCTCCCAGGCGCTGCTGAGCACGTGGGAGCACGCCCGCAGCCGGGAGCTGACGGTCGCCGACTACCACGCGGCCGGCGGGATCACCGAGGCCGTGGACCGGCGCGCCGAGGAGGTGCTCGCGGGGCTGGGCCCCGACGGGCTGGAGGCGGCCCGGGCCGTGTTCCTGGGGCTCGTGCGGATCGTGGGCGAGGGCTCCGCGCGCAGCACGGTGGTGCGCACCCCGGTGCCGCGCGACCAGCTGCCCGTGGGCGGGGAGGCCGTGGTCGAGCACTTCGCCCGGGCCCGGCTGCTGACCCTGGACCGGGACGAGATCCAGCTCGCCCACGAGGCGCTGCTCGAGCACTGGGCGCGGCTGCGGCGCTGGATCGAGGACAGCCGCCGCGACCTCTACGTCCGCCAGCAGCTCCAGCGCGCGACCCGCATGTGGCTGGCCAACGACCGCGACCCCCTGGCCCTGATCCCCCTCGGGCAGCTCGCGTCCTTCCGCGACTGGACCGGGGACCCGCGCCAGCAGGCGCTGCTGAGCCCGGCCGAGCGCGAGTACCTCGAGGAGAGCGAGCGCCACTACGACGACGCCCTCGAGCGGGAGCGGCGCAGCGCCCGCCAGATCGAGCGCAGCGGCCGGATCGGGCTGGTCCTGCTGGCCCTGGCCATGTGCGCGGCCGTGGTCGCCGGGGCCCTGTTCCTGCGCGCCGAGAACTTCCAGCACCTGGCCGAGACCGCCCGCGACGAGGCGCTCTCGCGCCAGACCGCCCTGGAGGCCTCCCGGATCCGGGCCGAGTCGCCGAACCTCGCCGCACAGCTCGGGCTGCTGGCCTCCCGGCTGGCCCCCACCCGGGAGGGGGCCTCCGCGCTGCTGGACTCGACCGCCGTGGCCGTCCCCGAGCGGCTGCTGGGCCCGGAGGGCGCCTCCCGCCTGGCCGCGCTCGACGACGGGTCCGTGCTGGCCCGCGCCGCCGAGGACGGGACGCTGTCCGTGTGGCGGGGCGCCGGGCGGCTCGCGGAGGACCGGGAGGAGCTCGCCGTGGTGGAGGGGCGGCCCGGACTGCGGGACGTGGACCTGGCCCGGCAGGGGGAGCGGGTGCTCGCCGCCGTCGGCGGGGAGGGCCACCTGAGCCTCTGGGACGTCACGCAGGCCCCGGCCCGGCGCCTGGCCGCGCTCGAGGTCGGCGCCGGCACCCCCGTGGAGGCGGTCGTGCTCTCCCCGGACGGGGAGCAGCTGCTGGCCGGCGGCGCGGGGCAGGTGCTGCGCTTCGCCGTCGAGGACCCCCGCGCCCCCGTCCGGCTGCCGCCCCTCGAGCTCGCCGGCGACGGCGCCGTCCCCGCCCTGGCCGCGGGGGCCGACGGCACCGTCTACGCGGCCGGGCCGGGCGAGGCCGTCGAGCGCTTCGCGACCGGCGGCGACGAGGTGCGGCGGCTGGAGCCCCTGCCCACCGGGCGGCCCGTGCTCTCCCTCGACGTCGACGCCGACCGGCTCGCCGCGGGCCTGGCCGCCCGCGAGGTGCGGCTGTTCACGCTGGAGGAGGACGGCCGGGCGGAGCCGGCCGGCTCCCTCGACGGCTTCGACAGCTGGGTCAGCGACGTCGACCTCGTGCCCGGCGGCGAGCGCATCGTCTCCGCCAGCTACGACCAGAGCGCCTACGTCCACCGCCTCCCGGACCGGACCCGAGTGGAGGTCTACCCGACCCCGGCCCGCGTCACCAGCGCGGTGGGCCGCGGCGACACCGTGGTCACCGCCTCCCAGGACGGGGCGACGCGCGCCTGGGACCGGCACGGCCCCGTGGTCCACCGCCGCGACGAGCCGGTCTACCAGCTCTCCGCCGACGAGGACGACACGCTGCTGAGCGTGGTCGGGATCGGGGAGGACGTCATCACGCTGCTGGACCTCACCGGGCACCGGCCCCGCGAGCTGCCCGCCCCGCGGGCCCCCGAGGGGGAGCGGCTGTGGTTCGCCGGCGCGCTCGCCCCCGACGCCTCCTTCCTGGTCGGCGGCACGGAGGACGGCGACGCGCTCGTGTGGCCGCTGCGGGAGGGCCGGCCCGGGGAGCCCGTGCGCGTCCCGGCCGTGGACGCCGGGGTCACCGGTGCCCGCACCACCCAGGACGGCACCACGATCGTGGTCTGGTCCGAGGTCGGCACCCGCATCGCGCTGCTCGAGCGCGAGCCCTCCGGGGCCGTGCGCCGTACCGCGCAGCTGCCCGTGGCCGGGACCGAGGCCGCCGGCTTCTCCGCCTCGGGCCGGGTGCTGGCCACCGCCGACGGCACCGGGGACGTCGTGCTGTGGGACCTCACCGGGCCGGAGCCCCGGCGGGCGGCGACGCTCGAGCTGGACTCCATCGTCACGGCCCTGGCCTTCGCCCCCTCCGGGGAGCGCGTGGCCGTGGGCACCGAGAGCGGCGGCGTCGAGCTGTGGGACCTCGCCGACCCCGACGCACCGCGGCGGGTGTCCTCGTCCGCGGACGCGCTGTCCTCCGTGAAGGGGCTGCGCTTCTCGCCCGACGGCGAGGTGCTGGCCGGGGCGGCCGCGGACCGCTACGTGTGGCTGTGGCGCCCGGGGCAGGACGGCGGCCTCGAGGTCGTGGGCGCCCTCTCGGCCTCCGGGGACCGGATGAACGACGTCGAGTTCCTCGGCGACCGGCTGCTGGCCACCGGTGACGACGGCGCGGTGCGCGGCTGGATCTTCGGCGTGCAGCGGGCCGCCGAGCACATCTGCGCCACGCGCGGGGACCCGATCACCGACGAGGAGTGGCGCCGCCACGTCCCCGGCGCCGACCCGCGGGCGCTGTGCTGA